In Oryza sativa Japonica Group chromosome 2, ASM3414082v1, the following are encoded in one genomic region:
- the LOC4328328 gene encoding uncharacterized protein C23H3.12c, with protein MQARVVVFPVKGRAWCFASPRATAPAAACGGGDGGALLPPPPPTVKDLWRGIAGGGRTASENAEAVVDFVADKMNRAWIGFGSAPEGSMKNRIHSFGLKLLSRVRPSEVLLKSVTKDVSLLEIVHPASINPRLVRRRLRHIAVRGASVHRKFLYGSVCLLPVTSVFMVLPLPNIPFFWVLFRAYSHWRALQGSERLQLLVSDSSDQWKILLEKQKEMSSRKDGNPCENTQYAPWNLQPSKKLDGFLESRKLNEGLDCDTISRICQAYDLDKIDVLKYRDLE; from the exons ATGCAGGcccgcgtcgtcgtcttccccgTCAAGGGAAGGGCCTGGTGCTTCGCCAGcccgcgcgccaccgcgcccgccgccgcttgcgGGGGCGGCGATGGGGGCGCCCTACTacccccaccgccgccaaccGTCAAGGACCTCTGGCGCGGCATCGCCGGCGGGGGCCGCACGGCGTCGGAGAACGCGGAGGCCGTCGTCGACTTCGTCGCGGACAAG ATGAACCGGGCGTGGATCGGGTTCGGGAGCGCGCCGGAGGGGTCGATGAAGAACCGGATCCACAG CTTCGGGCTGAAGCTGCTCTCGCGGGTGCGGCCGTCGGAGGTGCTGCTCAAGTCGGTGACCAAGGACGTCTCCCTACTCGAGATCGTGCATCCGGCAAG TATAAATCCTCGTCTTGTGCGTCGACGGTTGCGGCATATTGCTGTCAG GGGTGCATCAGTTCACAGGAAATTTCTTTATGGCTCAGTTTGTTTGCTTCCAGTTACAAGTGTTTTCATG GTACTGCCTTTGCCAAACATACCATTTTTCTGGGTGCTGTTTCGTGCTTATTCTCATTGGAGAGCTCTGCAG GGAAGTGAGAGGCTCCAGTTGTTAGTTTCTGACAGCTCAGATCAATGGAAAATCCTTCTTGAGAAGCAGAAAGAGATGAGTTCCAGAAAGGATGGCAACCCTTGTGAAAACACTCAATATGCTCCTTGG AATTTGCAGCCTTCGAAGAAGCTTGATGGGTTCCTTGAGAGCAGAAAATTGAATGAAGGATTGGATTGTGATACCATTTCGAGGATTTGTCAGGCATATGATTTGGACAAGATTGATGTTCTGAAGTACAGGGATTTGGAGTAA